Proteins from a genomic interval of Stenotrophomonas sp. WZN-1:
- a CDS encoding M56 family metallopeptidase, whose protein sequence is MDTTMLIPMLERLGWTSLQTVLLVALVYGVCRALPSLSAATRCRLWWLVSLQAVLGLFWSQPLQLAWLPAPQAVAMSATDVAADMVYPLAPEASAQLLAAMPMPAPDVPAVAWWAVALAALWASGVLLMALRTFSEWRRCRALLAAAYPCEDQALVQALQLASDAHGVRPAPRLWMSTQVDAPQLVGPFRPVLLLPAGDNALQGDALDLALTHELQHLQRRDLQWGLLPALAQHLFFFHPLLRLSVREYAQAREEAVDAAVVGQHGASRQAYGRLLLQLGVAPQPHLGVASAAPDTTSLKRRLLSLQPRRACPRILAMALTAVVLVVGVAPMRLVAAPVPPAPPAPPAAPKAVVPPPPKAPKAPPAPPSSARVPAVPVAPAPPAEPADVEALSGPDDADVAVDVDADVDVDTGMHSQHSTSRTTSITTYGRLDLGKSPPEAFVLVDGDSTFANGGMDDVTVARRQLGKGPALWFRTGDKRYVVRDPMMIQALQRAYSGAADLGRQQSELGRQQSALGRQQGELGKQMGEMGRLQGEEARRMALAAAEAARSAMAAHDINREAAAEAAKVARGATNDAAVAREAAREAAAEARRAMQEVDNETARATHTRDMQRLASQQSELARRQASLGSQQAALGERQARVHEQASRQAQQVIARALASGKAERL, encoded by the coding sequence ATGGACACCACGATGCTGATCCCGATGTTGGAACGCCTGGGCTGGACCAGCCTGCAGACCGTGCTGCTGGTGGCCCTGGTGTACGGCGTGTGCCGCGCACTGCCGTCGTTGTCGGCGGCGACCCGCTGCCGCCTGTGGTGGCTGGTGTCGCTGCAGGCCGTGCTCGGCCTGTTCTGGAGCCAGCCGCTGCAGCTGGCCTGGCTGCCGGCGCCGCAGGCGGTGGCGATGAGCGCGACCGATGTGGCCGCCGATATGGTCTACCCGCTGGCCCCGGAGGCCTCGGCACAGCTGCTGGCGGCAATGCCGATGCCGGCGCCGGACGTGCCGGCGGTGGCATGGTGGGCCGTCGCACTGGCCGCGCTGTGGGCATCCGGCGTGTTGCTGATGGCCCTGCGCACCTTCAGTGAGTGGCGTCGCTGCCGTGCGCTGCTGGCAGCGGCCTATCCCTGTGAGGACCAGGCGCTGGTGCAGGCCCTGCAGCTGGCTTCCGATGCACATGGCGTGCGTCCTGCGCCGCGGTTGTGGATGAGCACGCAGGTGGACGCACCGCAGCTGGTCGGTCCGTTCCGCCCGGTGCTGCTGCTGCCGGCCGGCGACAACGCCCTGCAGGGCGATGCGCTGGATCTGGCCCTGACCCATGAACTGCAGCACCTGCAGCGGCGTGACCTGCAGTGGGGCCTGCTGCCGGCGCTGGCCCAGCATCTGTTCTTCTTCCACCCACTGCTGCGCCTGTCGGTGCGCGAATACGCACAGGCCCGCGAAGAAGCGGTGGATGCAGCGGTGGTTGGCCAGCACGGTGCCAGCCGCCAGGCCTATGGCCGCCTGCTGCTGCAGCTGGGTGTGGCACCGCAGCCACACCTGGGCGTGGCCAGTGCTGCACCGGATACCACCAGCCTCAAGCGCCGCCTGCTTTCGTTGCAGCCACGCCGGGCCTGCCCGCGCATCCTGGCGATGGCATTGACCGCTGTGGTGCTGGTGGTGGGCGTGGCGCCGATGCGGCTGGTTGCTGCGCCGGTGCCGCCGGCCCCGCCCGCGCCTCCTGCGGCGCCGAAGGCTGTTGTGCCGCCGCCGCCGAAGGCTCCGAAAGCACCGCCCGCACCGCCGTCGTCCGCGCGCGTTCCGGCCGTGCCGGTGGCGCCCGCGCCGCCTGCCGAGCCGGCTGATGTCGAGGCGTTGTCAGGTCCGGACGATGCGGATGTGGCGGTCGACGTGGATGCGGATGTCGATGTCGATACCGGCATGCACAGTCAACATTCGACCTCCCGCACTACCTCCATCACCACCTACGGCCGCCTGGACCTGGGCAAATCGCCGCCGGAGGCCTTCGTGCTGGTCGATGGCGATTCGACCTTCGCCAATGGCGGCATGGACGACGTGACGGTCGCCCGCAGGCAGCTCGGCAAGGGCCCGGCGCTGTGGTTCCGCACGGGCGACAAGCGCTACGTGGTGCGAGACCCGATGATGATCCAGGCCCTGCAGCGTGCCTACAGCGGCGCGGCGGATCTGGGCCGCCAGCAGAGCGAACTGGGCCGCCAGCAGAGTGCGCTGGGTCGCCAGCAGGGCGAACTCGGCAAGCAGATGGGCGAGATGGGCCGCCTGCAGGGCGAGGAGGCGCGCCGCATGGCACTGGCTGCCGCCGAGGCCGCGCGCAGCGCGATGGCCGCGCATGACATCAACCGCGAAGCGGCGGCGGAAGCGGCGAAGGTGGCGCGGGGCGCGACCAACGATGCGGCCGTTGCACGTGAGGCCGCACGTGAGGCCGCTGCAGAGGCCCGTCGTGCGATGCAGGAAGTGGACAACGAAACCGCGCGGGCCACTCACACCCGCGACATGCAGCGCCTGGCCAGCCAGCAGTCTGAACTGGCCCGCCGCCAGGCGTCGCTGGGCAGCCAGCAGGCCGCGTTGGGCGAGCGCCAGGCACGCGTGCATGAGCAGGCGTCGCGGCAGGCGCAGCAGGTGATCGCGCGCGCATTGGCCAGCGGCAAGGCCGAGCGGCTCTGA
- a CDS encoding I78 family peptidase inhibitor: MHLNPLALLAILPLAACSHAGSSTTHDAAPAPVADATHECRPEALEAFTGKIADEATIRKLVADSGARNARVVKPGMAVTMDFRQDRVTVQVDAQNRIERASCG, from the coding sequence CACCTCAATCCCCTTGCCCTGCTCGCCATCCTGCCCTTGGCCGCCTGCAGCCACGCCGGCAGCAGCACCACCCACGATGCCGCGCCAGCGCCCGTGGCCGACGCCACGCACGAATGCAGGCCGGAGGCGCTGGAAGCCTTCACCGGCAAGATCGCCGACGAGGCCACGATCAGGAAGCTGGTGGCCGACAGCGGCGCCCGCAACGCGCGCGTGGTCAAGCCGGGCATGGCGGTAACCATGGACTTCCGCCAGGACCGCGTGACCGTGCAGGTGGATGCGCAGAACCGGATCGAACGCGCCAGCTGCGGTTGA
- a CDS encoding SGNH/GDSL hydrolase family protein — protein MSGFHNRTPHRRWLGCLFATLLCLATSFPLAAHEGRHPWSATWFAAQQDYGVTFPDNIVSPPPPITLADQTVRMTVRLSRGGETLRVRFSNRFGKAPVTLEHLRIAPSMGADGVVLHKQRSLRFSGAARLTLAPGEERWSDRINLRVADQTELSVSLYVMAPTPVVTTHSVGLQTNYRAPGNQVGAALLRSADPMRAYYWLDAIDVAGNLPPAVPAAGGKPVVMVAFGDSITDGAGSTVDRNFRWPNLLDDRVRSAGLRRVSVVNAGIAGNRWLHDGVGPAGVSRFGHDVLAVSGASHAVLLLGINDIGIGQLHPPQAVSAAQLIDALRISVQRARQRGIRVMLGTLLPYGGSGYFDAAGEAKRQAVNDWIRSAQGVDGVIDFDRIMRDPQRPTHLRPSYDSGDHLHPSDAGYAAMADAFPIRWLQH, from the coding sequence ATGTCGGGATTCCACAACAGGACACCGCATCGACGGTGGTTGGGCTGTCTGTTCGCCACGCTGCTGTGCCTGGCAACCAGCTTCCCGCTGGCGGCGCATGAAGGCCGGCACCCATGGTCCGCCACCTGGTTCGCCGCCCAGCAGGACTACGGCGTCACCTTTCCGGACAACATCGTTTCCCCGCCTCCACCCATCACCCTGGCCGACCAGACCGTGCGCATGACCGTACGCCTTTCGCGCGGCGGGGAAACACTGCGCGTTCGCTTCTCCAACCGCTTCGGCAAGGCCCCGGTCACTTTGGAACACCTCCGTATTGCGCCAAGCATGGGCGCCGATGGTGTCGTCCTTCACAAGCAGCGTTCATTGCGTTTCAGTGGTGCAGCGCGCTTGACGCTCGCCCCCGGCGAAGAACGCTGGAGTGATCGGATCAACCTGCGTGTGGCTGACCAGACCGAACTGTCCGTCAGCCTGTACGTCATGGCACCGACGCCGGTGGTCACCACCCATTCGGTCGGCCTGCAGACCAACTACCGCGCGCCCGGCAACCAGGTCGGCGCGGCCCTGCTGCGCTCCGCCGACCCCATGCGGGCCTATTATTGGCTGGATGCCATTGACGTCGCCGGAAACCTGCCACCGGCGGTACCAGCAGCTGGCGGCAAGCCTGTGGTCATGGTCGCCTTCGGTGACTCGATCACCGATGGTGCCGGCTCTACAGTGGATCGCAATTTCCGCTGGCCCAACCTGCTCGATGACCGTGTCCGCAGTGCAGGCCTGCGCAGGGTCAGCGTGGTCAATGCCGGCATTGCCGGCAATCGCTGGCTGCATGATGGTGTCGGGCCAGCAGGCGTGTCGCGCTTCGGGCACGATGTGCTGGCGGTGTCCGGTGCAAGCCATGCCGTGCTGCTGCTGGGCATCAACGATATCGGTATCGGCCAGCTGCATCCGCCACAGGCGGTGTCTGCCGCACAGCTGATCGACGCCCTGCGCATCTCGGTTCAGCGAGCCCGGCAACGTGGGATCAGGGTGATGCTTGGAACGTTGCTGCCCTACGGAGGATCAGGCTACTTCGACGCCGCCGGAGAAGCCAAGCGGCAAGCCGTGAACGACTGGATCAGGTCCGCACAGGGCGTCGATGGTGTCATCGACTTCGATCGCATCATGCGCGATCCACAACGCCCGACCCATCTGCGTCCCAGCTATGACAGCGGGGATCATCTGCATCCCAGTGATGCCGGCTATGCAGCGATGGCTGACGCGTTCCCGATACGCTGGCTGCAGCACTGA